The Novosphingobium terrae genome segment GGCGCCCCGATCCTGTGCGATGCCCGCATGGTCTCCGAAGGGATCACCCGCGCGCGCCTTCCTGCCGGGAATGCGGTGATCTGCACGCTGCATGATCCGCAAGTGCCGGACCTCGCCCGCACCATGGGCAACACCCGCTCCGCCGCCGCGCTGGAGCTGTGGCGCCCGCATCTGGAGGGCGCCGTGGTGGCCATCGGCAATGCGCCGACGGCGCTGTTCCATCTGCTCAACATGCTGGAGGACCCGGCCTGTCCTCGCCCCGCCGCGATCATCGGCTGCCCGGTGGGCTTTGTCGGCGCGATGGAATCCAAGGAAGCGCTGATGGAGGCGCTGCCCTGCCCCGCCATGGTGGTGCGCGGGCGGCTCGGCGGCTCGGCGATCACCGTGGCGGCGGTCAATGCTCTGGCCAGCAGGGCGGAATGATGGGCAAGATCATCTGCGTGGGCCTCGGCCCCGGCGATCCCGATCTGATGAGTGTCAAGGCCGACAGGCTGGTGCGCGGCGCGGCGCATGTCGCCTATTTCCGCAAGGCCGGGCGCCCCGGGCAGGCAAGGCGCATCGTGGCCGGCATGCTGCGTGAGGATGCCATCGAGCATGCGATGGAATATCCCGTCACCACCGAAATCGCCTTCGACAGCGCCGATTACAACACGCTATTGTCAGCCTTCTACGATGACTGGACACAGCGTCTGGCGGATCTGGCGGCCAGCCATGAGGTGATCGTTCT includes the following:
- a CDS encoding precorrin-8X methylmutase; this translates as MPYTYEMDGAAIYRQSFATIRAEADLARFTPAQEPVVVRMIHAAGLVGLEAHVAFSEGMAEAARAALEAGAPILCDARMVSEGITRARLPAGNAVICTLHDPQVPDLARTMGNTRSAAALELWRPHLEGAVVAIGNAPTALFHLLNMLEDPACPRPAAIIGCPVGFVGAMESKEALMEALPCPAMVVRGRLGGSAITVAAVNALASRAE